From one Fusobacterium sp. JB019 genomic stretch:
- a CDS encoding HU family DNA-binding protein, with protein sequence MTKKEFIADIAENGAIAKKDAEKVVNLFLDTVSDNLEKGNSVSFVGWGKWEVVKREAREVRNPQTGKKMKIKAKKVVKFRVGKTLEDKVAKSKAKIK encoded by the coding sequence ATGACAAAAAAGGAATTTATAGCAGATATTGCTGAAAATGGAGCAATAGCAAAAAAAGATGCGGAAAAAGTGGTAAATTTATTTTTAGATACAGTTTCAGATAACCTAGAAAAAGGAAATTCAGTTAGTTTTGTTGGTTGGGGTAAATGGGAAGTAGTAAAAAGAGAAGCAAGAGAAGTCAGAAATCCTCAAACAGGTAAAAAAATGAAAATAAAAGCAAAAAAAGTTGTTAAATTTAGAGTGGGAAAAACTTTAGAAGATAAAGTTGCTAAATCAAAAGCTAAAATAAAATAA
- a CDS encoding TspO/MBR family protein encodes MKKFNLPKFLFCLLIPAISGGVSGFFNQNSVELYEKLVLPEFAPPSFVFPLVWTFLYTFMGIGFYLILEKRRNKFAVTSFFIQLIANFAWPFVFFKFNLIIPGFYLHMFLLLSVIWMTFNFFKLNKFAGVLQLPYIIWLSFAGYLNYYIVLLNA; translated from the coding sequence ATGAAAAAATTCAATTTACCTAAGTTTCTTTTTTGTCTTTTAATCCCTGCTATATCTGGAGGGGTTTCTGGATTTTTCAATCAAAATTCAGTTGAATTATATGAGAAACTTGTTCTTCCTGAGTTTGCTCCACCTTCTTTTGTTTTTCCATTGGTCTGGACTTTTCTTTATACTTTTATGGGAATAGGATTTTATTTAATTCTTGAAAAAAGAAGAAATAAATTTGCAGTAACTAGTTTTTTTATCCAATTAATAGCCAACTTTGCTTGGCCATTTGTATTTTTTAAATTCAATTTAATTATTCCAGGATTTTATTTACATATGTTCTTATTACTAAGCGTAATATGGATGACATTCAATTTTTTTAAACTAAATAAATTTGCAGGGGTTTTACAGTTACCATATATAATTTGGTTAAGCTTTGCAGGATATTTAAATTATTACATTGTTTTACTCAACGCTTAA
- a CDS encoding transporter substrate-binding domain-containing protein: MKNIKKVLFFIWVLVFQISIICNALAKENNDQLIKIGYMEFSDFNKIDKEGNASGYAYEYIKKLEKKGNIKIKLISGSWDGIVKSLENGNLDLIMLGHITEKRKKKYDFSRYSMGYSKGIVYTEPKNEIYYQDYKNFNNKKIGYSCDPLGERFLEYAKENNFKCELIRFSSRFKAEEALQKQKIDMIASEIMEYSSTLRAVDYFDLSPLYVMGLKGSGKIELFNKAQRKLYEDNPLFNTSLIKKYYSKIYNEKTQLTREEKEFLKIKPEYTVAVLPNRFFLSHYDNKTKRYEGIQADIIRAISKKSGIKLKIKGTKNGENLLTSIENKSTDMSIGLQKTEKLLSNEQLVFAKKLIKMQWSFVYEKDRKINFNRKQIIGIPKNFLSVREFIKKTKPNWIIRDFKTIEECFREIQRGDISCTVVSNLDAQYYLQNPRFKDLKIYPMPVMDNSMNLVISSDVNPLVKRILDKTIISMDESIFKSIVTKNVMEVHYKMDFSTWLYAYRYDLMLSFITILILLYGFLVHSMRMHKKNKELDKANLAKTNFLARMSHDMRTPLSAVIGLSNFGIDETKDIKTKKYFRQIKESSEYLLELLTDVLDLQRLESENIFLKNKVQKIGGVSNKVQTIIRTKALEKNIDFQIDTEEIDREYYSKFDSKRVEQVLINLLNNAIKYTPSGGKVIWKTRFFVENKRLTIIDEISDNGIGISKDFQKIMFNAFSREKNKDTSETDGVGLGLSICKRIVDAMGAKIYCKSKVGEGTTFKIIATFDLIDKKRIKGKKEENYHRIDFDKFKGKKILICEDIEINAKIVMKILENHNFDYAWVKNGREAVEITRENIFHAILMDIRMPIMDGLEATSKIRNFNKKVPIIALSANAYDEDMEKSFKVGMNSHIGKPINIKELIIALHKLI; the protein is encoded by the coding sequence ATGAAAAATATAAAAAAAGTATTATTTTTTATATGGGTATTAGTTTTTCAAATAAGTATAATCTGTAACGCTTTGGCTAAAGAAAATAATGATCAGTTGATTAAAATTGGGTATATGGAATTTAGTGATTTTAATAAAATTGATAAAGAAGGAAATGCAAGTGGTTATGCCTATGAGTATATAAAAAAACTGGAAAAAAAGGGAAATATAAAAATAAAATTAATTTCAGGATCTTGGGATGGGATAGTAAAAAGTTTAGAAAATGGTAATCTTGATTTAATAATGTTAGGTCATATAACAGAGAAAAGAAAAAAGAAGTATGATTTTTCAAGATATAGTATGGGATATTCTAAAGGAATAGTTTATACAGAGCCAAAAAATGAAATTTATTATCAAGATTATAAAAATTTTAATAATAAAAAGATCGGATATTCTTGTGATCCTTTAGGGGAAAGATTTTTAGAATATGCAAAAGAAAATAATTTTAAATGTGAATTGATTAGATTTTCTTCAAGATTTAAAGCTGAAGAAGCATTGCAGAAACAAAAAATAGATATGATAGCTTCTGAAATAATGGAATATTCATCAACATTGAGAGCGGTAGATTATTTTGATTTATCACCTCTTTATGTTATGGGGTTAAAAGGTAGTGGTAAAATAGAACTATTTAATAAAGCTCAAAGAAAATTATATGAAGATAATCCTTTATTTAATACAAGTCTTATAAAAAAATATTATTCAAAAATTTATAATGAAAAAACACAACTTACAAGAGAAGAAAAAGAGTTTTTAAAAATTAAACCAGAGTATACCGTAGCAGTATTACCAAATCGATTTTTTTTATCACATTATGACAATAAAACTAAAAGATATGAAGGTATTCAAGCGGATATAATAAGAGCAATATCTAAAAAATCAGGGATAAAGTTAAAGATAAAAGGCACTAAGAATGGAGAAAATTTATTAACAAGTATTGAAAATAAGAGTACAGATATGTCTATAGGGCTTCAAAAAACAGAAAAGCTATTGTCTAATGAACAATTAGTTTTTGCTAAAAAATTAATTAAAATGCAATGGTCTTTTGTATATGAAAAAGATAGAAAAATAAATTTTAATAGAAAACAGATAATAGGTATTCCAAAAAATTTTTTATCAGTACGTGAATTTATAAAAAAAACTAAGCCAAATTGGATAATAAGAGATTTTAAAACTATAGAAGAGTGTTTTAGAGAAATTCAAAGAGGAGATATTAGTTGTACCGTTGTTAGTAATCTTGACGCACAATATTATTTACAAAATCCAAGATTTAAAGATTTAAAAATATATCCTATGCCTGTGATGGATAATTCTATGAATTTAGTTATATCATCTGATGTAAATCCTTTAGTGAAAAGGATATTGGACAAAACAATAATAAGCATGGATGAATCTATTTTTAAATCAATTGTAACTAAAAATGTAATGGAAGTTCATTATAAAATGGATTTTTCAACATGGCTTTATGCTTATAGATATGATTTGATGTTATCTTTTATTACGATATTAATATTACTTTATGGATTTCTAGTTCATTCTATGAGAATGCATAAAAAAAATAAAGAATTAGATAAAGCTAATTTAGCAAAAACTAACTTTTTAGCTAGAATGAGTCATGATATGAGAACTCCTTTAAGTGCAGTAATAGGTTTGTCTAACTTTGGAATAGATGAAACTAAAGATATAAAAACTAAAAAATATTTTAGACAAATTAAAGAAAGTTCAGAATATTTATTAGAACTTTTAACAGATGTTTTGGATCTTCAAAGATTAGAATCAGAGAATATATTTTTAAAAAATAAAGTTCAAAAAATAGGTGGAGTTTCTAATAAAGTTCAAACAATAATTAGAACTAAAGCTTTAGAAAAAAATATAGATTTTCAAATAGATACAGAAGAAATAGATAGAGAATATTATTCTAAATTTGATTCTAAAAGAGTAGAACAGGTATTGATAAATTTATTAAATAATGCGATAAAATATACTCCTTCAGGAGGAAAAGTTATATGGAAAACTAGATTTTTTGTTGAAAATAAAAGACTAACAATTATTGATGAAATATCTGATAATGGAATAGGAATATCTAAAGATTTTCAAAAAATAATGTTTAATGCATTTTCTAGAGAAAAAAATAAAGATACTTCAGAAACTGATGGAGTAGGGTTAGGACTTTCGATTTGTAAGAGGATTGTAGATGCTATGGGAGCGAAAATCTATTGTAAAAGTAAAGTGGGAGAAGGGACAACTTTTAAAATTATAGCTACTTTTGATTTGATAGATAAAAAAAGAATTAAAGGAAAAAAAGAGGAAAATTATCATAGAATAGATTTTGATAAATTTAAAGGTAAAAAAATATTAATATGTGAAGATATTGAAATAAATGCTAAGATTGTAATGAAAATATTAGAAAATCATAATTTTGATTATGCTTGGGTAAAAAATGGTAGGGAGGCTGTAGAAATAACAAGGGAAAATATATTCCATGCAATTTTAATGGATATAAGAATGCCTATAATGGATGGATTAGAAGCGACAAGTAAAATAAGAAATTTTAATAAAAAGGTTCCTATTATAGCATTATCTGCTAATGCTTATGATGAAGATATGGAAAAATCTTTCAAAGTAGGGATGAATAGTCATATAGGTAAACCTATAAATATAAAGGAGCTTATTATAGCTTTACATAAATTAATATAA
- a CDS encoding heavy metal translocating P-type ATPase, with product MMKKILKIQGMTCAACAKTVERVSLKLDGVTKASVNLTTEELSISYNEGLVSEKEIKKVIENAGYTALSKEEFPSFEERNKEKQSEIKLLWKRFLAAAIFTVPLLYISMGHMFGLALPNFLNPMINPVNFTLSQLILTLPVVIFGYRFYTVGIRTLIKGNPNMDSLIAIGTGAAFLYGVYAAYQVMIGNIIYAKNLYFESAAVIITLISLGKYLEAVSKGKTSEAIKKLIDLAPKIATIIREEKEVTIPIEEVQVGDIIIVKPGEKIPVDGKIISGNTSVDESMITGESIPVEKNIGDNIVGASINKNGFIKYRAIKIGEDTTLAQIIKLVENAQGSKAPIANLADVIAGYFVPTVIGLALLSSLAWYFIGGETVKFSLTIFISVLVIACPCALGLATPTAIMVGTGKGAENGVLIKSGVALEKTHEVEMVIFDKTGTITEGKPRLTDIINLGNLEENKLLQLIASAEKGSEHPLGEAIVNEAIERGIELKKVSSFEAIPGHGIEVKIEGKKILAGNLKLMKDKKIKLKDLKEASDRLAMEGKTPMYIAVDNEIAGIVAVADTVKKNSRRAIEKLHEMGIKVAMITGDNKKTAEAIGKQVNIDTILAEVLPEDKSKAVKKFQGYNTKVAMVGDGINDAPALAQADIGIAVGSGTDVAIESADIVLMKNDLRDVPTAILLSKSTIKNIKQNLFWAFAYNTLGLPVAMGVLHLFGGPLLNPMIAGTAMSFSSVSVVTNALRLKRFKIEEDIMRKEVLIEGMSCMHCVKHVTDALNEVSGVTDVKVDLETKIAVFNVLDNINDEIIKNTIESAGYKVIKIS from the coding sequence ATGATGAAAAAAATATTGAAAATTCAAGGAATGACATGTGCTGCTTGTGCAAAAACTGTTGAGAGAGTTAGTTTAAAATTAGATGGGGTTACTAAAGCAAGTGTTAATTTAACTACAGAGGAACTAAGTATTAGTTATAATGAAGGATTAGTTTCAGAGAAAGAAATAAAAAAAGTTATTGAAAATGCAGGTTACACAGCTTTAAGTAAGGAAGAATTTCCTTCTTTTGAAGAGAGGAATAAAGAAAAACAAAGTGAAATTAAATTGCTTTGGAAAAGATTTTTAGCAGCAGCTATATTTACAGTACCTCTTTTATATATATCTATGGGACATATGTTCGGTTTAGCTTTACCCAATTTTTTAAACCCAATGATAAATCCAGTTAATTTTACATTATCTCAATTAATATTGACATTACCTGTTGTAATATTTGGATATAGATTTTATACAGTAGGAATAAGGACTTTAATTAAAGGAAATCCTAATATGGATTCATTGATAGCAATAGGAACTGGAGCAGCTTTTCTTTATGGAGTATATGCAGCATATCAAGTTATGATTGGAAATATAATTTATGCAAAAAATTTATACTTTGAATCAGCTGCAGTTATTATAACTTTAATATCTTTAGGAAAATATTTAGAAGCAGTTTCGAAAGGTAAAACTTCAGAAGCAATAAAGAAATTAATAGATTTAGCTCCTAAAATAGCAACGATTATTAGGGAGGAAAAAGAAGTTACTATTCCTATAGAAGAAGTCCAAGTTGGAGATATAATAATAGTAAAACCTGGAGAAAAGATTCCAGTAGATGGAAAAATTATAAGTGGAAATACTTCTGTTGATGAGTCTATGATTACAGGAGAAAGTATTCCGGTTGAAAAAAATATTGGGGATAATATAGTAGGTGCAAGTATTAATAAAAATGGATTTATAAAATATAGAGCAATAAAAATAGGAGAAGATACTACTCTTGCTCAAATAATAAAATTAGTCGAAAATGCTCAAGGTTCAAAAGCTCCTATAGCTAATTTAGCAGATGTTATAGCGGGATATTTTGTACCAACGGTCATAGGGTTAGCCCTTTTATCAAGTTTAGCTTGGTATTTTATAGGAGGGGAAACAGTTAAGTTTTCTTTAACTATTTTTATATCAGTATTAGTTATAGCTTGCCCTTGTGCTTTAGGACTAGCAACTCCAACAGCTATAATGGTAGGGACGGGGAAAGGTGCAGAAAATGGAGTTTTAATAAAAAGTGGAGTAGCTTTAGAAAAAACTCATGAAGTTGAGATGGTAATTTTTGATAAAACAGGAACAATTACAGAAGGAAAACCTAGATTAACAGATATAATTAATTTAGGGAATTTAGAAGAAAATAAATTATTACAATTAATAGCATCAGCTGAAAAAGGATCAGAACATCCTCTAGGAGAAGCTATTGTTAATGAAGCTATAGAAAGAGGAATAGAATTAAAAAAAGTGTCTTCTTTTGAAGCGATTCCAGGACATGGTATTGAAGTAAAAATAGAAGGTAAAAAGATATTAGCTGGAAATCTAAAACTTATGAAAGATAAGAAAATTAAATTAAAAGATTTAAAAGAGGCGTCAGATAGATTAGCTATGGAAGGTAAAACTCCAATGTATATAGCTGTTGATAATGAAATTGCAGGAATAGTAGCAGTGGCAGATACAGTTAAAAAAAATAGTAGAAGAGCTATTGAAAAATTACATGAAATGGGAATTAAAGTAGCGATGATAACAGGAGATAATAAGAAAACAGCAGAAGCCATAGGTAAGCAAGTAAATATAGATACAATTCTTGCTGAAGTTCTTCCGGAAGATAAATCAAAAGCAGTTAAAAAATTCCAAGGATATAATACAAAAGTTGCAATGGTAGGAGATGGAATAAATGATGCTCCAGCTTTAGCACAAGCAGATATAGGAATAGCAGTTGGGAGTGGAACAGATGTTGCTATTGAATCAGCAGATATTGTTCTTATGAAAAATGATTTAAGAGATGTTCCTACAGCTATTTTATTGAGCAAAAGTACTATAAAAAATATTAAACAAAATTTATTTTGGGCTTTTGCTTATAATACATTAGGTCTTCCTGTTGCTATGGGAGTTTTACATTTGTTTGGTGGGCCTTTGCTAAATCCAATGATAGCAGGAACGGCTATGAGTTTTAGCTCTGTATCTGTTGTAACTAATGCTCTTAGATTAAAAAGATTTAAAATAGAGGAGGATATTATGAGAAAAGAAGTTTTAATAGAAGGGATGAGTTGTATGCATTGTGTAAAGCATGTGACAGATGCTTTAAATGAAGTTTCAGGAGTAACAGATGTTAAAGTTGATTTAGAAACAAAAATAGCAGTTTTTAACGTTTTAGATAACATTAATGATGAAATTATAAAAAATACTATTGAATCAGCAGGGTATAAAGTTATTAAAATAAGTTAA
- a CDS encoding DUF4401 domain-containing protein — MFLKLKNLFLSFAILFLLTGTSFFFAYNWNYMGNYEKLSLPLFLILLGIIGWLFFQKNKKYRQLCLFSSSFFIGSLFAVFGQIYQTGADSYILFRNWGFFIILFSIIEKFYPLWILNITIFTISIMKYIDFFYDDSILVLFSGGIFLFFCFFIYIILSKKMSSPIKRYFYNLISFSSIIFLTLGFCSSLVSSRIKFYDKSILGIIFIIVMISFFFLNKKTLDKPEIKIFQITSITFVISSFVINNVIGFNFYSLETAILGIFFIICLFLISLIIISKKYKNSFFTQSFIGFFKTFLIILTILFFLGLSSLLGLKELGFYLGGIFLVFIASFSPKYLKFKKETIEIITFISGLILIFLGIMETITSNKLIGILIIWIIYGTFWIVRKSMALDFLSVPTLIFGLYFSNIIPYKFESIFVIIPLIILLISLLYNNFLNNKLKRILRGTEISAMISIFSIYLNNKIHIGIYIIDLLIMGISLIIFYKIFHKKNINLLISIGLIILLIEFFILNGSLTNLEFINLGIMFTLFYIFKEEKKMLIISILFLGGQIISYYYNLDITLIKKSYMLLESSALLFLGYYLLNKLKLEVK, encoded by the coding sequence ATGTTTCTTAAATTAAAAAACTTATTTTTATCTTTTGCTATATTATTTTTACTTACTGGAACAAGTTTTTTCTTTGCTTATAATTGGAATTATATGGGAAATTATGAAAAATTATCGTTACCCTTATTTTTAATATTACTTGGAATTATCGGTTGGCTATTTTTTCAAAAAAATAAAAAATATCGTCAGCTTTGCTTATTTTCATCTTCTTTTTTTATAGGATCTCTTTTTGCTGTATTTGGACAAATCTACCAAACAGGAGCAGATTCTTATATTTTATTTCGTAATTGGGGATTTTTTATTATTTTATTTTCAATAATAGAAAAATTTTACCCTCTTTGGATTTTAAATATTACTATATTTACAATTTCAATTATGAAATATATTGACTTTTTCTATGATGATTCTATACTAGTTCTATTTTCTGGAGGAATATTTCTTTTCTTTTGTTTTTTTATATATATAATATTATCAAAAAAAATGTCTTCACCTATTAAAAGATATTTTTACAATTTAATATCCTTTTCATCAATTATTTTTTTAACACTTGGTTTTTGTTCTTCTTTAGTTTCATCTAGAATTAAATTTTATGACAAATCCATTCTTGGAATTATTTTTATAATTGTTATGATTTCATTTTTTTTCTTAAATAAAAAAACTCTAGATAAACCAGAAATAAAAATATTTCAAATAACTTCTATTACTTTTGTCATAAGTTCTTTTGTTATTAATAATGTTATAGGTTTCAACTTCTATTCTCTTGAGACTGCTATTTTGGGAATATTCTTTATTATTTGTCTATTTCTTATTAGTTTAATAATAATTTCAAAAAAATATAAAAATTCTTTTTTTACACAAAGTTTTATAGGATTTTTTAAAACATTTTTAATAATTCTTACTATTTTATTTTTCTTAGGCTTAAGTTCTCTATTAGGACTTAAAGAATTAGGCTTTTACTTGGGAGGAATTTTTCTTGTTTTTATAGCTAGCTTTTCACCTAAATATTTAAAATTTAAAAAAGAAACTATTGAAATAATTACTTTTATTTCTGGACTTATTTTAATATTTTTAGGAATTATGGAAACAATTACTTCTAATAAATTAATTGGAATTTTAATTATTTGGATAATTTATGGAACTTTTTGGATTGTAAGAAAATCTATGGCTTTAGATTTTCTTTCTGTTCCTACTTTAATTTTTGGACTTTATTTTTCTAATATTATTCCTTATAAATTTGAAAGTATCTTTGTTATTATTCCTTTAATTATTTTATTAATATCTTTACTTTACAATAACTTTTTAAATAATAAATTAAAAAGAATACTTAGAGGTACTGAAATATCAGCTATGATATCTATTTTTTCAATTTATTTAAATAATAAAATTCATATTGGTATTTATATAATTGATCTCTTAATTATGGGAATATCTTTAATTATTTTTTATAAAATTTTTCATAAAAAAAATATTAATCTTTTAATTTCAATAGGGTTAATTATTCTTTTAATTGAATTTTTTATTTTAAATGGTAGTCTTACTAATTTAGAATTTATTAATTTAGGAATAATGTTTACATTGTTTTATATTTTCAAAGAAGAAAAAAAAATGTTAATAATTTCAATTCTTTTTCTAGGAGGTCAAATTATAAGTTATTATTATAATTTAGATATAACATTAATTAAAAAATCATATATGCTTTTGGAAAGTAGCGCCTTATTATTTCTAGGATATTATCTTCTTAACAAATTAAAATTGGAGGTTAAATAA
- a CDS encoding metal-sensing transcriptional repressor: MNEERKKALQTLKIARGQVEAAIKMIEDNRYCIDISNQILASQSLLKKADILIIKQHMKHCVKESFKNNNEDEKIDEVIKLLTKMMGK, encoded by the coding sequence ATGAATGAAGAAAGAAAAAAAGCATTACAAACTTTGAAAATAGCTAGAGGACAGGTTGAAGCTGCAATTAAGATGATAGAGGATAATAGATATTGTATTGATATTTCTAATCAGATTTTAGCTTCCCAATCTCTTTTAAAAAAAGCAGATATATTAATAATTAAGCAACATATGAAACATTGTGTAAAAGAATCATTTAAGAACAATAATGAAGATGAAAAAATAGATGAGGTTATAAAACTTTTAACCAAAATGATGGGAAAATAA
- a CDS encoding GDYXXLXY domain-containing protein: MKKILVLSNIFLLLITFGYSVSKEETNLKKYSFYLKLSPVDPRSLIQGDYMNLDYQIINDSYKDLKNLKKGYIKIYIDEQNIGHYMDIQNSLTPLSTNEKLIYFIKTYSTLDIGANSFFFQEGQRYLFQNAKYAEVIILKNGKLRLKYLLDKNLKIIKAK, translated from the coding sequence ATGAAAAAAATACTTGTTCTTTCAAACATTTTTTTATTATTAATTACTTTTGGATATTCTGTGTCTAAAGAAGAAACTAACTTAAAAAAATATTCTTTTTATTTAAAACTTAGTCCTGTTGACCCAAGATCTTTAATTCAAGGAGATTATATGAATCTTGATTATCAAATAATAAATGATAGTTATAAAGACCTTAAAAACTTAAAAAAAGGATATATTAAAATTTATATAGACGAACAAAACATAGGACACTACATGGATATTCAAAATTCTTTAACTCCTTTATCTACCAATGAAAAATTAATCTATTTCATTAAAACTTATAGCACTCTAGATATTGGAGCCAATTCTTTTTTCTTTCAAGAAGGACAAAGATATCTCTTCCAAAATGCAAAATATGCCGAAGTTATTATTCTTAAAAATGGAAAATTAAGATTAAAATATTTATTAGATAAAAATTTAAAAATTATAAAAGCAAAATAA